From Synoicihabitans lomoniglobus, the proteins below share one genomic window:
- a CDS encoding sensor histidine kinase, giving the protein MKPLHLHFNVRTWLQIGLLSSITGVAIWIGSGLFVSLRRVILDGFDKQLTSPSVVVAAFIEPEDHAWLAERRNIHGLAYAEKEDVFYALAQTRGAFGLVTISPLTGVVADDAAVYLSMELRDLAVEPVSGRLIGLLPDGSPAWVDTATGEVAPIAGAPAGWRGMADGPGDGGIWVIDTMVRQWHPQTGAWAAAQAVPEVHEDPILMGGGRDGQAVLLVNPWHRKIVSMYPESGYVSEIDWAHDDAMTWEWGFDTRRERWVGARHKLVLIDPLTGTEPVDRFAAAYGREQSDTYARLVEPMRRLRERLKLTYLYTQMVESPDLITYVLDSSTGDEHSPLMAEDILPATEVEGVARLLTGGSMHFTNLERWENWGWLKSAFAPMFAADGRVMAMAGTDFNASVIENSTRRALLMVFLVGAATLVLASGWSLTISRWLRRPVEALKRGALSMAAGDFQVLEVKGSREVNQLAGVFNQVSDSMQQSVTNLTSEVTRLLQRRDRAEVARVFARDRDANLSFADEPEVTVLHSTYGLGGATRHGDVALVWWDMTRATTAVPSMGALCAVPGQVRARFTSLSESAAQPPRWPENVRAVLRLNLRTNQGVYWGRESTETPFARGVPTALEMGWAEFGPVLKLEEYVVKEAGT; this is encoded by the coding sequence GTGAAACCGCTGCACCTTCACTTCAACGTTCGCACGTGGCTGCAAATTGGGTTGCTGTCCTCCATCACCGGGGTGGCGATTTGGATCGGTTCCGGACTCTTCGTTTCGTTGCGACGGGTCATCCTTGATGGGTTCGACAAACAGCTCACTTCTCCGAGCGTGGTGGTGGCGGCTTTTATCGAGCCGGAGGATCACGCTTGGCTGGCCGAACGCCGCAATATTCACGGGTTGGCCTACGCGGAGAAAGAGGATGTCTTTTATGCGCTGGCGCAGACCCGGGGGGCGTTTGGTTTGGTGACCATTTCACCACTGACCGGGGTGGTGGCGGACGATGCGGCGGTTTACCTTTCGATGGAACTCCGGGACCTGGCCGTGGAACCGGTGTCGGGCCGCTTGATCGGGTTGCTGCCGGACGGTTCGCCGGCATGGGTGGATACGGCAACGGGAGAGGTGGCTCCCATCGCCGGCGCGCCCGCGGGCTGGCGCGGCATGGCCGACGGTCCGGGGGACGGCGGTATTTGGGTGATTGATACCATGGTCCGGCAGTGGCATCCGCAAACCGGGGCGTGGGCCGCGGCGCAGGCCGTGCCGGAGGTGCATGAGGATCCCATTTTAATGGGGGGCGGACGCGATGGACAAGCCGTGCTGCTCGTCAATCCCTGGCATCGCAAAATTGTCTCCATGTATCCTGAAAGTGGATACGTGAGTGAAATCGACTGGGCGCACGACGATGCCATGACATGGGAGTGGGGGTTCGACACCCGGCGCGAACGTTGGGTGGGAGCGCGCCACAAGCTGGTGCTGATTGATCCCCTCACCGGCACCGAACCGGTGGATCGATTCGCTGCCGCCTATGGCCGGGAGCAGTCCGACACCTACGCCCGGTTGGTCGAGCCGATGAGACGGTTGCGCGAGCGACTGAAATTGACCTACCTTTACACCCAAATGGTCGAGTCTCCTGATTTGATCACCTACGTGCTGGATAGTTCGACGGGGGACGAGCATTCGCCGCTCATGGCCGAGGATATTCTGCCCGCCACGGAGGTGGAAGGGGTGGCGCGCTTGTTGACCGGAGGTTCGATGCATTTCACCAATTTGGAACGGTGGGAAAACTGGGGTTGGCTGAAATCAGCGTTCGCGCCGATGTTTGCAGCCGACGGTCGGGTGATGGCCATGGCGGGCACGGATTTTAACGCCAGTGTCATCGAAAACAGCACGCGGCGGGCGTTGCTGATGGTGTTTCTGGTGGGAGCGGCGACGTTGGTGCTGGCTTCAGGGTGGTCACTGACGATTTCACGTTGGTTGCGCCGTCCCGTGGAGGCGCTCAAGCGTGGTGCCTTGAGCATGGCGGCGGGAGATTTCCAAGTGTTGGAAGTCAAGGGCTCGCGTGAGGTCAATCAACTCGCGGGAGTGTTTAACCAAGTCAGTGATTCAATGCAGCAGTCGGTCACCAATCTTACGAGTGAAGTCACCCGTCTGCTGCAGCGACGGGATCGAGCGGAGGTTGCCCGGGTCTTTGCCCGTGATCGCGACGCCAATCTGAGTTTTGCCGATGAACCGGAAGTTACGGTGCTGCATTCCACTTATGGGCTGGGCGGCGCGACTCGGCATGGGGACGTGGCATTGGTATGGTGGGATATGACCCGGGCCACGACCGCCGTGCCGTCGATGGGCGCGCTCTGCGCAGTCCCCGGACAGGTGCGAGCTCGTTTCACGTCCTTGTCGGAAAGCGCAGCGCAGCCCCCACGATGGCCGGAAAACGTGCGAGCGGTGTTGCGACTCAACCTTCGCACCAATCAGGGCGTTTATTGGGGGCGCGAATCAACTGAGACACCGTTTGCCCGCGGTGTGCCCACGGCGCTCGAAATGGGATGGGCGGAGTTTGGTCCCGTGTTGAAATTGGAGGAGTATGTGGTGAAGGAGGCGGGGACATGA
- the ectB gene encoding diaminobutyrate--2-oxoglutarate transaminase has protein sequence MNIFQRRESEIRSYSRSYPTIFERAEGARLFDREGRPYVDFFAGAGALNYGHNPPAMREALIAYLQEGGVLHSLDMATVAKQRFLERFEEVILEPRGMDYKLQFTAPTGTNAIEAALKLARRVTKRRNVIAFTNAYHGLSAGALAVTANRHFRHEAWTQRLDASFMPFDGYLGAGVDTLAYLRRSLSDTSSGIDLPAAIVLETVQAEGGVNIARTEWLQGVADLCQQHGILLIVDDIQVGCGRTGSFFSFERTGIRPDLIALSKSISGCGLPMSLLLIKPEHDQWKPGEHTGTFRGNNLAFVAATEALNYWATAEFTAQIAARGAHMSARLHALAAELPEIEAKPRGVGMIHGLEFKQASRCQAVASEAFQQGLIIEICGSGKNVLKFLPPLTIDEATLDAGIDIVRSAVLATAKGSPALTTAPSE, from the coding sequence ATGAACATATTCCAACGGCGCGAATCGGAGATTCGGTCCTACTCCCGTTCCTACCCCACCATCTTCGAACGCGCGGAAGGCGCGCGCCTCTTCGATCGTGAAGGTCGGCCCTACGTCGACTTCTTTGCCGGCGCCGGAGCGCTCAACTACGGGCACAACCCGCCCGCCATGCGGGAGGCCTTGATCGCCTATCTGCAGGAGGGCGGCGTGCTGCACAGCCTGGATATGGCGACTGTCGCCAAACAGCGCTTTTTGGAGCGGTTTGAAGAAGTCATCCTCGAGCCCCGCGGCATGGACTACAAGCTGCAGTTCACCGCGCCCACCGGCACCAACGCGATCGAGGCGGCTCTCAAACTCGCCCGCCGCGTGACGAAGCGCCGCAACGTCATCGCCTTCACCAACGCCTACCATGGGTTGAGCGCCGGGGCTCTCGCCGTCACGGCCAATCGTCACTTTCGCCATGAAGCCTGGACTCAACGACTGGACGCGAGCTTCATGCCTTTCGACGGCTATCTCGGAGCCGGGGTCGACACCCTCGCCTACTTGCGTCGTTCCTTATCGGATACATCCAGCGGCATCGACCTCCCGGCCGCCATCGTCCTGGAAACGGTGCAGGCCGAAGGCGGAGTCAACATTGCGCGGACGGAGTGGTTGCAGGGTGTTGCCGACCTTTGCCAGCAACACGGCATCCTGCTCATCGTCGACGACATCCAAGTCGGGTGCGGGCGCACGGGTAGCTTCTTCAGTTTCGAACGCACCGGCATCCGGCCGGACCTGATTGCACTTTCCAAATCAATCAGCGGGTGCGGTCTGCCGATGTCACTGCTGTTGATCAAACCCGAACACGATCAATGGAAACCCGGTGAACACACCGGCACGTTCCGCGGTAACAATCTGGCCTTCGTCGCCGCCACCGAGGCGCTCAACTACTGGGCCACGGCTGAATTCACGGCTCAAATCGCTGCCCGCGGCGCGCACATGTCCGCACGTCTGCATGCGCTCGCGGCCGAGTTGCCGGAAATCGAGGCCAAGCCCCGCGGAGTCGGCATGATTCACGGCCTGGAATTCAAACAAGCCTCCCGTTGTCAGGCCGTCGCCAGTGAAGCCTTCCAGCAGGGTTTGATCATCGAGATCTGCGGCTCCGGCAAAAACGTGCTGAAATTTCTCCCGCCGCTCACCATTGATGAAGCCACCCTCGACGCCGGAATCGACATCGTGCGGTCGGCGGTCTTGGCCACCGCGAAGGGTAGCCCGGCGCTGACCACCGCACCTTCGGAATAG
- a CDS encoding Npt1/Npt2 family nucleotide transporter, producing the protein MTKAYRFKAGDPWRVVPFMFLGAILQAGLAIGISAADSLFISHVGADRLPVIYACMPVIMLAYIAGYTRLLNRWGIDRLFVVTIGVLVVGGVAFAVLLRGEHTSLPVYFAAKFYGSLWYIALYSLLWNFIDGFFDLSEAKRLFGLIAGGSAVGAIGGGFVVTHLSEIIGVAGLFGIWAGSVLFALPVHRWIVHHVPRVAGEDAGEEEEGESSLADTLRNIIGSRYVTAFTLVIFLTLITATLCEFRYYSIFEKHYPDEAALAALFGKLYAGVNVFNLVVTLILFRTLVRWVGVRNVALIQPVIYLGVFGFLLMDGGMVAALFGFVAYQGVMTSIDYNNQNLLFSVLPEKGKERTRTFIEGICEPLATASAGVLLLGAQYFLSDTGISGIGFGTALACLVLALVLRVEFLKSMTANVRRSWLDFSGAGKDVAFVQKEDEVFLRTRADDQAAPEHERLAALERLWQLQPIETVERVLAWLPAMSLESRRAVRGLLREILLTDDPAIVDRCLSWAEQYGADCDAYVLEHFGRRRLVPLGVGRRRVQMADPRDRAAGAIVLWESNDVSDVQIALKTIDRLLDGEPTEAEAGWHALGVLGEMRFIPRILPHLRDTNPHLRLRAIEVLLQLTGPESSRVQPELLQLISTSRRPEERLLVIGALARINDSAIIEPLLKSIGDMVPQERRELEHLLIGFGPRAVPASIKVLRGTTYSLASRSIAARALARVAFPQLELMVPELIEDIVRRAYRVVAFRHILRQHADRGPGTAALALVYHDLPRLMLELVLELLSVIGRLSSYDSIVAALRAENGRERGYALESIEQACGRQLFERLFPILDEQSDEDIIAKGEKFGVRTDGSLDTIVQRSRKAVFPLEASAALQAAVEAEPHRARDICLETLQEQSHPMVRGTARVLMRRTDANASPTSTVVERVRELSRHAFFRNWGVRSLEAVGLQLEECWHEPGEVVVDTGQRMARFGVAMEGGFRSMNDEGQIRDLPAPSDFGRESLGELWSAQRRTVTVTKRARIMWLPAHALRASVQAQPRLAIELLVWKLSNP; encoded by the coding sequence ATGACTAAGGCCTATCGTTTCAAAGCCGGTGATCCTTGGCGGGTGGTGCCGTTCATGTTCCTGGGCGCCATTCTGCAGGCAGGGTTGGCTATCGGAATCAGTGCCGCCGATTCGTTGTTTATTTCCCATGTCGGGGCGGATCGGCTGCCAGTGATTTACGCCTGTATGCCGGTAATCATGCTGGCATATATCGCGGGCTACACCCGACTGCTGAATCGATGGGGCATCGATAGACTTTTTGTCGTTACGATCGGAGTATTGGTGGTGGGGGGCGTCGCGTTTGCGGTGTTGTTGCGCGGCGAACACACGTCGCTCCCGGTGTATTTCGCGGCCAAGTTTTACGGGTCCCTGTGGTATATCGCGCTGTATTCCTTGTTATGGAATTTCATCGACGGTTTCTTTGATCTCAGTGAGGCGAAACGCTTGTTTGGGCTAATCGCCGGCGGATCTGCGGTGGGGGCGATCGGGGGCGGATTTGTGGTGACTCATTTGTCGGAAATAATCGGAGTCGCGGGACTGTTCGGCATCTGGGCGGGCAGTGTGCTGTTCGCGTTGCCGGTTCACCGTTGGATCGTCCATCATGTTCCGCGAGTCGCCGGAGAAGATGCCGGGGAGGAAGAAGAGGGTGAGTCCAGCCTCGCGGACACCCTGCGCAACATCATCGGATCGCGTTATGTGACGGCCTTCACGCTGGTGATTTTCCTGACATTGATCACGGCGACGTTGTGCGAATTTCGCTACTATTCGATTTTCGAGAAGCACTATCCGGACGAAGCGGCGTTGGCGGCCTTGTTCGGAAAGCTCTATGCCGGGGTCAACGTCTTCAATCTCGTCGTCACGTTGATTTTGTTTCGCACCCTCGTGCGTTGGGTGGGGGTGCGCAACGTCGCGCTGATTCAACCGGTGATCTATCTGGGCGTGTTCGGTTTCCTATTGATGGACGGAGGCATGGTGGCCGCGTTGTTTGGTTTTGTGGCCTACCAAGGCGTGATGACGTCCATCGACTACAACAACCAGAACCTGTTGTTTAGTGTCCTGCCGGAAAAAGGAAAGGAGCGCACCCGCACTTTCATCGAAGGCATCTGCGAACCCCTGGCCACGGCCAGTGCCGGTGTGCTGTTGTTGGGCGCGCAGTATTTTCTATCCGACACGGGGATTTCGGGCATTGGTTTTGGCACGGCGTTGGCGTGTTTGGTTTTGGCGTTGGTGTTGCGCGTGGAGTTTTTGAAATCGATGACCGCCAATGTCCGCCGCAGTTGGCTCGACTTCAGTGGGGCGGGTAAGGACGTCGCTTTTGTTCAAAAAGAGGATGAGGTGTTTCTGCGCACCCGCGCGGATGATCAGGCGGCTCCGGAGCATGAACGACTCGCCGCCTTGGAACGATTGTGGCAGTTGCAACCCATCGAAACGGTGGAGCGCGTATTGGCGTGGTTGCCCGCCATGAGCCTGGAGTCGCGGCGGGCAGTGCGTGGGCTCCTGCGGGAGATTTTACTGACGGATGATCCGGCGATCGTGGATCGTTGTCTCAGTTGGGCGGAACAATACGGGGCGGATTGCGACGCGTATGTTTTGGAGCATTTTGGTCGTCGTCGCCTGGTGCCGCTGGGGGTCGGGCGGCGCCGCGTGCAAATGGCCGATCCGCGCGATCGAGCGGCGGGGGCGATTGTTTTGTGGGAAAGCAATGATGTTTCCGATGTGCAGATCGCCCTGAAGACAATCGACCGCTTGCTGGATGGTGAGCCGACTGAGGCCGAGGCGGGATGGCATGCGCTCGGAGTGTTGGGCGAAATGCGATTCATTCCCCGTATCCTGCCGCATCTCCGCGACACGAATCCGCACCTACGCCTGCGGGCGATCGAAGTGCTACTCCAGTTGACCGGACCGGAATCATCCCGCGTCCAACCCGAATTGCTGCAATTGATCTCGACCAGTCGCCGACCCGAGGAACGGTTGTTGGTCATCGGAGCGCTGGCGCGCATCAACGATTCGGCGATCATCGAGCCTTTGCTGAAATCCATCGGTGACATGGTTCCGCAGGAACGGCGGGAGCTGGAGCATCTACTGATTGGCTTTGGTCCCCGCGCCGTTCCGGCTTCTATCAAAGTTTTACGCGGGACAACCTACTCCCTGGCGTCCCGGTCCATTGCCGCGCGGGCGCTGGCTCGAGTGGCGTTTCCGCAACTCGAACTCATGGTGCCTGAGTTGATTGAGGACATCGTGCGGCGCGCATATCGGGTGGTCGCTTTTCGCCACATTTTACGTCAGCATGCCGATCGTGGCCCCGGAACAGCGGCATTGGCGTTGGTTTACCACGATCTGCCCCGGCTGATGCTGGAGCTGGTGTTGGAACTGCTCAGCGTGATCGGCCGGTTGTCCAGTTACGATTCGATCGTGGCGGCGTTGCGAGCGGAGAACGGTCGCGAGCGTGGTTACGCGTTGGAGAGCATTGAACAAGCCTGCGGCCGCCAGTTGTTCGAGCGCTTGTTTCCGATCCTCGACGAGCAATCCGACGAGGACATCATCGCCAAGGGTGAAAAATTTGGGGTGCGAACTGATGGTTCGCTGGACACAATCGTGCAACGATCCCGCAAGGCGGTGTTTCCGCTGGAAGCATCGGCGGCGCTGCAGGCGGCGGTGGAAGCCGAACCCCATCGAGCGCGGGATATCTGCTTGGAAACCTTGCAGGAGCAATCCCATCCCATGGTGCGAGGCACCGCCCGAGTGCTCATGCGCCGCACGGATGCCAATGCCTCCCCCACCTCCACGGTGGTGGAGCGCGTTCGTGAGTTGTCGCGCCATGCATTTTTTCGCAACTGGGGCGTGCGGTCGCTGGAGGCGGTGGGTCTGCAGTTGGAGGAATGCTGGCATGAGCCCGGGGAGGTTGTGGTGGATACGGGGCAACGGATGGCCCGATTTGGAGTGGCGATGGAAGGCGGGTTTCGTTCGATGAACGATGAAGGGCAGATTCGCGATTTGCCGGCACCGTCCGACTTCGGGCGGGAGTCGCTGGGTGAGCTCTGGTCCGCGCAACGTCGCACGGTCACGGTCACGAAGCGGGCTCGTATCATGTGGTTGCCGGCGCATGCCTTGCGGGCGTCGGTGCAGGCCCAGCCCCGTCTCGCGATTGAACTGTTGGTCTGGAAACTTTCGAACCCGTGA